The Candidatus Tectomicrobia bacterium genome includes a region encoding these proteins:
- a CDS encoding M20/M25/M40 family metallo-hydrolase: MAGNPDLKEVFAHIERNTGKIVADLQELCRQPSVSTTHTGIEEMAALVKRRLERAGFQATLHRTPGHPIVTALLPGKNSKNLLFYNHYDVQPPDPVSEWTSPPFEARVVDGAVVARGSTDNKGNIVSRLAAFEALLAVRGELPCNVKYLIEGEEEIGSPSLEDFVLANKALLAAEGCVWEDNTTREDIPILSLGNKGLCYLELTCRTANVDFHSSNGQIYENAAWRLVWALSTMKDEKENIKVEGFLDGVKPLSPKEEAMVDRMKPYNFADRVRKFELRGNLLGLSDKELTRRHLTMPTLNIAGFDAGYTGEGVKTIVSGRARAKVDCRLVVDQDPDKILACVRRHLDKHGFADIEANILFRSLPAKSDPEASIVRACEAASRRLYGKDPIINPFGNGSTPTWIVLRHLGVPLASTGVGRITSRTHSANENLKIADLIDGAKWMAAITEEFAAL, from the coding sequence GTGGCCGGGAATCCGGATCTCAAGGAAGTCTTCGCCCACATCGAGCGCAACACCGGGAAAATCGTCGCCGACCTGCAGGAGCTCTGCCGCCAGCCGAGCGTCTCGACCACCCACACGGGCATCGAGGAGATGGCGGCCCTGGTGAAGCGCCGCCTGGAGCGGGCGGGGTTCCAGGCCACCCTCCACCGGACCCCGGGCCACCCCATCGTGACGGCCCTCCTGCCCGGCAAGAACTCCAAGAATCTCCTTTTCTACAACCACTACGACGTGCAGCCCCCCGACCCGGTGAGCGAGTGGACGAGCCCGCCCTTCGAGGCCCGGGTGGTGGACGGCGCCGTGGTCGCCCGGGGCTCGACCGACAACAAGGGGAACATCGTCAGCCGCCTCGCGGCCTTCGAGGCCCTGCTCGCCGTGCGCGGGGAGCTCCCCTGCAACGTGAAGTACCTCATCGAGGGCGAAGAGGAGATCGGAAGCCCCTCGCTCGAGGACTTCGTCCTCGCGAACAAGGCGCTCCTCGCGGCCGAGGGCTGCGTCTGGGAGGACAACACCACCCGGGAGGACATCCCCATCCTCTCCCTGGGCAACAAGGGCCTCTGCTACCTGGAGCTCACCTGCCGCACCGCCAACGTGGACTTCCACTCCAGCAACGGCCAAATCTACGAGAACGCCGCCTGGCGGCTGGTGTGGGCGCTCTCGACCATGAAGGACGAGAAGGAGAACATCAAGGTCGAGGGCTTCCTCGACGGCGTGAAGCCCCTGAGCCCCAAGGAAGAGGCCATGGTCGATCGGATGAAGCCCTACAACTTCGCCGACCGGGTGAGGAAGTTCGAGCTGCGGGGCAACCTCCTCGGCCTCTCCGACAAGGAGCTCACCCGGCGCCACCTGACCATGCCCACCCTCAACATCGCGGGCTTCGACGCGGGCTACACCGGCGAGGGGGTCAAGACCATCGTATCGGGCCGGGCCCGGGCCAAGGTGGATTGCCGCCTCGTGGTGGACCAGGACCCGGACAAGATCCTCGCCTGCGTCCGGCGCCACCTCGACAAGCACGGCTTCGCGGACATCGAGGCCAATATCCTCTTCCGCTCCCTCCCGGCCAAGAGCGACCCCGAGGCCTCAATCGTGCGGGCGTGCGAGGCGGCCTCGCGCCGGCTCTACGGGAAGGACCCCATCATCAACCCCTTCGGAAACGGCAGCACGCCCACCTGGATTGTGCTGCGCCACCTGGGGGTCCCGCTGGCCTCGACGGGGGTAGGCCGCATCACCTCGCGCACCCACAGCGCGAACGAGAACCTGAAGATCGCGGACCTGATCGACGGCGCCAAGTGGATGGCCGCCATCACCGAGGAATTCGCCGCTCTGTAA